CCGGTGCTGTGCTCTGCTCCTTCACGGCGGTGCCTCCTTTCATGGCCGGAATGCCTCCGGCTGGGTTTGGTCACCCGAAAGGTTGCCACCGCCTTTTTCCTATTTCCACACTTTCTGACTATACCTCATGAGGAATGTGGAATGAGGAATGATGAATTTAGGAATGAGGAATGCCGGCTGAGGAACGCGGGGAGAGACGCTCTTCAAAAAATTCCACATTCCTCATTTCTTCTACAGGTCTCGGATCGCGCCCTGAAGCACCGTGATTTGGGTGACGGGGTCGCCGGCGCTTTTCAGCTCCGCGCGGATCTGATCTTTGAGGTAGGAAGAATAGCCGACCTTGTCGAGCAGCAAGTCGAGAAACCGCTCGGCCGGCAGCAGGCTTTGCGCCTTCAACTCCTCGATCGTCTCCTCGCTCACCGGCACGTAGGTCGAACCCACGTGAAAAATGACGTTGTAGTACCGGTCTCTGCCGATTCGCTCAAATCGTAAGCCCTTCACGCGAAGCCTCCATTCCACCGGCCGGCCAAGGCGCTCATTCTAGACAAACCCATCGGTGAAAGACAAGGCCGGGTAGATGACCGCGCGACTCAACGCGCGCTTCTCGCCCGACCCAAGCCGATCGAATCCGGGGTTAGCCCCCGCTGTCCTTTTTCCCGAAATATTCCCGCCGGCTGACGGCAACGTCCGCGACGAACATCACGCCGGAGTGTCGTTCGAACAAGGGTCGCAGTCCGGCCAGAATCGGCTCGACCTTTTCTTCCGGGACGACGGTCATGATCATCACCAGGCTTTCCTGCTCGCTGAACATGAAATGCGCTTCGCGGAACCCATGATGGCCTTTCCCCGACACATTGCCGATGATCGTGTACCCGGTCGCGTTCACCCTGTCCAACAAGTCGGTGACGAACGCCCGGTGTTCTCCGGCGACGATGACACGGATCTCCTTCATGGGATGCAGCGTGAGGGCGCTCATGCGGTCGGCTCCTTTCCTCTCCAATCCAGTGCGGGGGCACCGGGACCGGTGCGCGCCGTCAGCGACCCGTTGCAAGGAAATCGCAACGGGTGCCCCGGCTCCACTCGCCCGTCGGCCCATAGCGATACAAGGCTCCATCCGATGGATCCAGCGCGGCGAGGTGCACCCACTCGTGATGATACAGGTGCCGCAACAGTTCGTGCCGCGCGATCAGCTTCTCGATGTTGGCGCGGGGAGCCTCGACCACGGTCAGCAGCCGCACGGGCTCGTGATAGGGAACCTCGCCGTTCATCACCGTCTGCCAGGCCAGGCCGAGCCGCAGATCGCTCCAGGGTCCGGACATGATCCCGACTCGTCCCACGACGTTATGATACACCTTGCTGCCGCTGCCGTAGACCTCGTTATCCACGGTGGAGAAATAATGTTCCATATTGATCCATTGCGCCACGACTTGCGGCGCCGTCAGCAAGACTTCCAGAAGGCGGCTGGTCGGGTCTTCGCGGTAGTCGTACGAATGCAGGAACACGCGTCCGCCGAGGTCGAGGCCCTTCGTCAGTTCGCGCGGCCCGATGATGAAGGCCGCGTTGCCGGACAGCCCCCATTCCGGCCGGGTCTGGCTCCAGTCGGCGGCTCGGTCGCGCACATGCGCGACCGCCTGCGGAATGGACGGCGTCCGCGCCAGATCCGGGAAGCGGGTGCACCGCTCCTGGCTGGTCAGCCGAGCGGCTTCCCGCAAATCATCCAGCAAGCGGGCCACGTCCTTCCGGTGGGTCAGCGGGACGTCTTCGAGGTCGAACAGTTGCACCTCGTCCGTCGTCGTGTCGATCTGACCGGCGAGAAAGTAGGTGTCGGAAGGTATGTCGATCCCGTTCTTGGCGAGCCGCGCCCTGACCTGCGGTTTGTTGGCCATTCCGGCGAGCACCCGGGCGTTGGGCTTGCCTTCGTTGCCGCCGCAGGCGCCGCAATCCAGCGCCGACTCGAACGGGTTGTTGTCCGAGGTGCTCCCATGCGCGCAGAACAAGACGAGCCGCGCGAAGTTGCGGGTCAGGCCCATCATCCGGAGCGCGGTCTCGACCGTGAACACCTGCTCTTCCAGCGTGAAGCCGGTTCGCGTGATCCGTTCCCGTTGGCGCGAGGCCGCCCGATGATTGACGTCGTATCGTCGGCGCAGGGTCTCCACGAAGTTCGCCAGCGCGTCCGGCGGCAGCCCGGTGCGCCGAACGAGATCCGGCACCTGGGCGTCGAGCGCTCCGTCGCCGTTCAACGCCCGCCGGCGCAGGGCTTCCACCAGTTCGGGCGAGACCCGCGAGCCGTGCAGGCCGAGCTCATTGCGCAAGGCCTTCCAGACGATCGCCCGCTGTTCCGCGACGACCATCTCTTCGGTGTCCGCCGGGGTCAGTTTATCGACGGTCACGGTGGTGGCGATGGGCGGCACGAAAATCCGGCGCAGCCAGGCGGTCCAGCGGCGATACCACGCGGAGAAGAAGGTCTTGCCGAACAAGGGGAGACCGTAGAACCAGCCCAGCGATTCCACCATGACATAGGGAGTCACTACGTTCTCTTTGAGATCGTGCAACAGGGTGTGTCCCGCATGGACCAGTTTGGCTCTCGATTCATGCTTGGGCACCATGTGATCGAGGTAACTGCGGGGAAACTCGCGCACTTCGTTCTTGGCCCGCATGATCACAGGAAACTGTTCGGTCTCATGGTCCTTCCCCCATGCCCGGAACCGAATGAAAACGGCGAAGAACCCGGCAAAGCCATAGGTCTCGTTCGCGCCGGTCGATTCCAGATGACGCCGGAACGGCTCGGATCGCACATCGATGCAAAAGACCGATTGAGATTGGGGTCTGACCGGAACGGACCCCTCCCGCTCGCTCGTGCGCGAAAGGGAGGCCGTCCGCATAAGTTGGCCGAACGCCTGGTCGTGGTACCCGGCTTCGAATGCCTTGAGCCAGAGGGAACCGTGGGCCGATTCGGGGAACTCGTCCATCCAGCGCGCCAGCATGGCCAGATGATCCGGAGTGCCCTCCAGCAGGACCGTCGGCACGATGTCCAACGCCTGAGCCAGCGCCAGCAGGCGCCGGGCCGTCGCCAACCGGAAGGCCCGATCCCGGCGCGGGCCCATCTCCGTCTGAACGCGGTCGGCTGCCTCTTTCCACCCGTCGTCGCCCCGGCGGGCCAGCCGATCGACCAGGTCGACATAGGGGGCCGGCAAGCGTCCGGCGGCCCGTTCCTTGCGCAAGAAGTACGCTTCGGGGTGCTGCTCCATGTAGCGCGTCACCGCGGTGAAGGTCCCCTCGATGCCGAGCTCATCGCGACAGACTTTCCGGACCAGTTCGCGCACATACCAGAGGCGGACGGCCAGGAATTTCACGAGACTGATCGGGCACGCCTGCTGCCAGGCATAGTCGGGCCTTTCCTCGCGCCACTTGATGAAGCTGGGCCAGCCGGGGAGCGCCGTGAGTTGGAGCGAGAGGTAGTCTTGCCGAAGCTCGTGGGGAACGGCGAGGATGTCCAGGCTCTCCAACACGGCGTCCTCGGGGTGTTCGGGCAGCGCCTCGATTTTCCGCCGACTGTCCGCAATGCCGCAGGGCGACCACTCCCGCGCCGCAAGGGATTTCCACGCGACATAGAACCCCCGTTCCCGCCCCGGCATCGACCAGGCGGCGTGGCCTTCGTCCAAGAAGGCTTCGCACCACTTCACCATTTCACTGTTGACCTGGGCGACGATGGACGTGCCGCAGGTGCGGTCGCACCAACTCGACAGGGTCAGGGCGCGTCCTAAGGACGAGAGGTCCTCTTTCACCGCCGCGGCCATCTGGTCGTACACCGGCGGGACCGACACCGCGGGAGCCAGATGGTCGGCCAAGGCGCGGACCAGGTCCTCGTTCGGTCCGCCGTCCACCAGGGCGTCGAGCGGTTCGTCCGGCAGTGCGCACAACCCATGGGTCAGGCAGGCCCGTAGGACCTCGCGATGTGCGATGCGGCACGGGCCGACGATCACGTGCTGCTCGCGGGCCAACGGGCGTAACGCCTCCTCGAGATGATGGAGGCGAATCCGGCCGGATCGGAGATAGCGCCGATACAGGTCGCCCGTGAGATAGCCCCTCCCTCCGAGGAACCGCGCGCCCCGCGCGACCGCTTCGTCGAACGGCAGATATTCGAGGCTGTGCAGCGGATTATGGTGCACGAACGTGCGCATCGGCCAATAGTGCGCGATCACTTCGCCGGCCACGCGGACGATGCCGCGCAATTCCATGCGGCGGGTTTCCGTGTCGATGCCGCGCGCTACCTGGTCCATGCGGGAAACTCCAGGGTGACCGTTCGCTGTGGCGGAGCAGGGCCGGATTCGAACAGCCGGGACGGCATCACGCCGAGCATCAGCAGGAGGGCGATCACGAGGGCGAGCGAAGCCGACTCGGGACCCCGCAGATCCTGATGGCGCAGGGTCGTTCGTTCCTGGCCGAACAGGAGGCGGTGCGCAAGATCGAAGAAATACCAGGATGCGCAGAGCCAGGCGATCACGACGACGATCAGGCCGCTGGTCGCGGTATGGGACGGCGCGAGCAGCATGCCGACCAAGCCTGAGAACACGCCGAAGGGCGGCAGACCCAGCGCGGCGAGCACGAGGAGCGAGAGCGCCACGGCGAAGCGAGGCATCGGGCGCGCGAGGCCGCTCAACGCCCGAAGATCAACGTCGCCGTAACGGGCGCGCAGGGCGTACCACGCGAGCAGCAATCCGCCGCCGGCCAGCCCGACCGCGCTCAGGTAGACGGCCGTCTGGGGCGGGGCCGTGCGGGTCTCGGCCAGGTACCACCACAGAATGGAGAGGAACGCCAGATCGCCGTAAGCGATGAGCGCGGCCGGACGCGATTGAGCCAGCGCTTTCAGCGACCCGTAGAGGGTTCCCGCGAGAGCCAGCCCCGCCGCCGCCTGCGCCAGCGCGTCCGGCCAGTGGGGAATCGCCCCACGCAGCCCGTGGAACCCGAGCACCGGCAGGAGCAGGGCGAGAAAGGCGGGCAGGTTGCCCGGCAGTCCCGTGACGGCGGCAAGGTAGCCGTGGTGAAACGGCACGAGCGGCAGCGCGATCGCGCAGCCCACGACGAAGGCGAGGGAGGAGACGGGAGGAGCCGCGAGGAGGGCGGTCGCGAGGCTCAGGACGCCGAGGCCGAGGGTCCCGATCCCCCACCAGGCAGCGGGCTCGGGAAGGGCCCTTTGGACGGACAGGAGCAGCGCAACGAGCGCGAGAACGAGCAGCAGAAGGATCTGCCCTAGAGGACCTTCCCCCGCGAGCGCGCCCAGCCCTATTCCGAGCAAGAGCAGGGTCAGCAACCAGGCCGTTCGGTTGCTCCCATGCGCCGGTTGTCCCAGCAGCGACACGAAGGCGCCCAGAGGCGGAAGCAAGAGAAACGGCAGCCCTTCGGCCGCGGCGGAGAGCGACCCGAAGCTCCAGCACACCGTGAGGAGACTCGCCGCGGCGACCAGGAGCCCCCAGACCTTGAGCACCCGCGGGTTGCCCCACAGGAGCAGCCCCAGCGCCGCGCCCAGGACGGGCGTTGCGACGACCAGCAGAGGCGCAGTCGCCCAAGCCGTCATGACATCCTCCCCCAAGACCATCGGTCGAGCCGGTCGGCTGCGCGCATGACGGCCCGGCCCAGCTTAGCGTAGAGCTCATCAAGATAGAGGCGGTTCATGAACAGCACGTACAGATATGAATGGCCCCGTTCCGCCCAGGCCGGCATCCGCACCGGCCGCCCGCGCGTTCGCGCGTACAGGAAAAACCACCCGAGGACGATCAGGAGGGTCGTGGTCGCGACGAGCCCGTCGAAGAGGAAGCCGGGCAGCGCGGCGGCCCGGAAGTACGAGGCCGTCTCCGCCGGATCGGGATAGAGGAAGGTGGTGAAGGATTCGGCGGCGAACAGGTAGGTGAACACGACGACAAGCAGCGTCGCCAGCATGGCCGCGGACACTTTCCATGAGGCGACGGCCCGCAGGCGGGTCAGCGTCAGGATCGCCTGGGACGACGTGACCCAACTGAAGAACAGGAAAATCACGGTCCCCTGGGAGTCGCGGATCGGGATGCGCAAGATGCCGTGGGTCACCAGCAGGATCACCAGCGGGATCAGCAGAGTCGTGACGAATCCCGTGGACCAGGCGAGCCGGGAAAATTCGGCTTCCTCCGGCGGACGGGCGACGGGCGGCAAGACCGGCTCCTGCCGGGCCTTGTGAATCACGTTGCCGCAGTTGAGGAAGACGGTCGCCTTGAAGAGCCCGTGCGCGATGAGATGGAAGATCGCGAGCGAAAACGCGCCCAGGCCGCACTCCATGATCATGTAGCCCATCTGGCCGATGGTGGAGAAGCCGAGCGTTTTCTTGATGTCGTTCTGCGCCAGCATCATCGCCGCGCCGAGGATCGCCGTGAGCGAGCCGACCACGAAGGCGACGTGAAGGGCCGTGGAGCTCAACCCGTAGAGGGGCGCGAGGCGGTTCATCAGAAAGCCCCCGGCGTTGATGATGCCGGCATGCAGCAACGCATGGACCGGCGTCGGGGCGTACAGGGAGCGCGGAAGCCAGATATGAAGAGGAAACTGCGCCGACTTGCTCATCGCGCCGACAAACAGCAGCAGCGTCACCGCGGTGGGGCCGCCGACCTCGACGCCGGACGCAAGAACCAAGGCGCCCGGCGTCTCGGCGGCCCGCGCGAAGAGCTCGTCGAACTCCAGGGTGCCGTAGAGCGAGTGCGCGAGCACGATCCCGGCGAGAAAGGCGACATCGCCGACGCGCAGCAGCGTGAACGTTTTGAACGCGCCCTCGAGCGTGGCGGCATGAGAGAGGTTGTGCGCGAGCAAATAGAGCAGGTAGCTCAGCAGTTGCCAGCACACAAAGAGCATGAGGAGATTGGCGCTCGACACCATGCACAGGAGGGCGAAGGTCGTGAAGCCGATGAGCGCCAGAAACCGGCGGTAGCCGCGATCCTGATACAGGTAGCCGACGGAGTAGCGGTAAATGACCGCGCCCACCCCGGCGATGAGCACCATCATGACCGCGCTGAGCCGGTCGATGCGGAAACCCAGCGGGAGGCCCAGAGTCCCGGCGGAGGCGGGATCATAGAATCGAATGTCGACTGGTCCATACGAGACGACGGCACCCAACGTCGCGATGGCGCCGAGAAAGGCCGCGGCCATGGGCGCCACGCCCAGCTTTGCGCGGTGATGCTGCGTCGCGGGCTCCCCGATCAGGACAAAGAAGACCGTCAACAGCGGCAACAGCGGGACGAGGATCAAGAGCGACATGCCCGGCGTCGTGTCCTTTCGCGGGACGGGCGCCTCGTTCGCGGGACAAACAAGGGCCCAAAAAACAAAAGCCAACCGGTCCCTCCGCGAGGGAATCCGGCTGGCTTGCACTGCAACCGACCGTCGACGAAGCCGGCCGCCCTACCGCCGTCTGAATTCCGACACACAGTCTCGGATGGGTCCACCGGTTCCGAGGGGAGATCGGGAGCGGGGCACCATCGCGTCTTGCGATGCTGCTCTTTATAGCTGAGACTCGCGGCGGCGGCAAAAGAAATTTCGTCCCATGTCTAGGTCTTAAGGCCCATGGCCCATACCCGAGCCGCGAGTGGAATAGTTGTCGATGCGCGGGACGGAACGCTTTATAATCCAAGCCGCCCTTTCCGGCCGGCGAGGATCGATGAATCACCCCGAAAAGCGCACCAAAGGCGAAGTCGAGGCCGCCATTCGCAATGCGGTCATCAAGTTCGAGCAGGAGTTCATGGGACGAGGCCCGGACGACGTGCGGGCCTTCATCGTCCGGGACATGGTCGTGGTCCGCTTGAAAGGCGTCCTGACGCCGGCGGAGCGACAACTCGCCAAAACGCCCGACGGCGTGGACATGGTGAAACGGCTGCGACAGAATCTGATCGCGCAGGGACGGGACAGGCTGTTCGACCAGGTGAGCGAGATCACCGGGGCCAGCACGGTCGCGCTCTTCACGGACATCGACGCCCAGGTGGGCGAGCGGGTGTTCGTGTTCACGCTCGATCGCGATCTGGAATCCAGCTTCCGCTGAAGGTGCGCCATGCAAAAGCTGATTGAGGGATTCAAGAAATTCCAGACCGAAGTCTTTCGGGCCAAGAAGGGGCTGTTCGACCGGCTCGCGCATCAGCAACATCCCCGGGCGCTGTTCATTACCTGCTCGGACTCGAGAATCGATCCCTGTCTCCTCACCCAAACGGAGCCGGGCGAGCTGTTTATCTTGCGGAACGCCGGAAACCTGGTGCCGTCCTACGGCGCCACCGTCGGCAGCACCACCGCGACGATCGAATACGCGGTCGGCGTGCTGGAGGTCCGCAACATCATCGTCTGCGGGCATACGGACTGCGGCGTGGTGAAGGCGTTGCTCGATCCGGACCAGGTCGGCGATCTGCCGGCGGTCAAAGCGTGGCTGACGCAGGCCGAGGCCACCCGCCGTGTGGTGAAAGAGAACTACGCCCACCTCAACGGCGAGGCCCTGCTGGTGGCCACCATCCAGGAAAACGTCCGCATCCAGGTCGAGCATCTGCAGACGCACCCGACCGTCGCAGCCCGGTTGCGGAGGGGTGCCCTGGAGCTGCACGGATGGGTCTATTCCATCGCGACCGGCGACGTTTGGGCGTACGATTTCGACAAGGACCGGTTCGTGTCGCTGTTGGACGTCCGGCCGGACAACCGTCGAGCCGGGCGATAATGTCCGTTGGTCTCAGGCCATGCCCCGAACACTGGAAACCTTGCGCTTCGACAACACCTACGCCCGCCTGCCGGAGGCGTTCTACGCCAAGTTGAATCCCACCCCGTTCGACCATCCGCCCTATCTGGTCAGTTTCAATCCCGCCGCCGCGGCGCTGACCGATCTCGATCCCGAGGAAGCGCGGCGGCCCGAGTTCACCGGCGTCTTCGGCGGCAGCCTGCTGGTGCCCGGCATGGAGCCGCTGGCGATGCTGTACGCCGGCCATCAGTTCGGGGTCTATGTGCCGCAACTCGGGGACGGGCGGGCGATTCTGCTGGGGGAAGTGCGCGACGAACGCGGGGAGAAGTGGGATCTGCATTTGAAAGGCGCCGGGCAGACGCCGTTTTCACGGGACGGCGACGGGCGCAAGGTCCTGCGGTCGGCCATCCGCGAGTATTTGTGCAGCGAGGCGATGCACGGGCTGGGCATTTCCACGACGCGCGCGCTGTGTATCGTGGGCAGCGACGACAAGGTGTATCGCGAACAGGTCGAGACCGGCGCGATGCTGCTGCGGATGGCGCCCTCGCATGTGCGCTTCGGCACGTTCGAGGTGTTTTACTACCGCCGGCAACACGAGCAACTCAAGCTTCTCGCCGAGTATGTGATCGAGCAGCATTTCCCGCATCTGCGCAGGGCCGACGACCGCTACGCCCGATGGTTCCACGACGTGGTGACGGGGACGGCGCAGCTCATCGCCAAGTGGCAGGCTGTCGGCTTTGCCCACGGAGTGATGAACACCGACAATATGTCGATCCTGGGCCTGACGCTCGATTACGGGCCGTTTGGGTTCATGGACGACTATGATCCCGGCTTCATCTGCAACCATTCCGATCATAACGGCCGCTATGCCTTCGACCGGCAGCCGTACATCGGTCTCTGGAACCTGAGCTGCCTCGCACAGACTTTGCTCCCGTTGGCGCCGAAAGAAGAGCTGAAAGCCGCCCTCGACACCTATGAGACGACGCTGAACCGTTGCTATCTCGACTCGATGCGGGCGAAGCTGGGCCTGGAACAATCGAGATCGGAAGACGAGACCCTGATCCACGATCTGCTCGCGCTGATGCAGGCAGGCCGCGCGGACTATACGATGGTCTTCAGGGCGCTGGGCGACTTCAGGCCCCTCGCTCTTCCCTCTCGGGTGCGCGACTTCTTTCTGGATCGCGACGCCTTCGACGCATGGGCCCAGCGGTACGCCGCGCGGCTGCGCGAGGAGGACAGCCGGGATGAAGAACGCCAGCGGCGCATGAGCCGGATCAACCCGAGGTACGTGTTACGGAACTATCTGGCCCAGCAGGCCATTGAGAAGGCGCAACAGAAGGATTTCT
Above is a window of Nitrospirota bacterium DNA encoding:
- a CDS encoding DUF2294 domain-containing protein; its protein translation is MNHPEKRTKGEVEAAIRNAVIKFEQEFMGRGPDDVRAFIVRDMVVVRLKGVLTPAERQLAKTPDGVDMVKRLRQNLIAQGRDRLFDQVSEITGASTVALFTDIDAQVGERVFVFTLDRDLESSFR
- a CDS encoding proton-conducting transporter membrane subunit, coding for MSLLILVPLLPLLTVFFVLIGEPATQHHRAKLGVAPMAAAFLGAIATLGAVVSYGPVDIRFYDPASAGTLGLPLGFRIDRLSAVMMVLIAGVGAVIYRYSVGYLYQDRGYRRFLALIGFTTFALLCMVSSANLLMLFVCWQLLSYLLYLLAHNLSHAATLEGAFKTFTLLRVGDVAFLAGIVLAHSLYGTLEFDELFARAAETPGALVLASGVEVGGPTAVTLLLFVGAMSKSAQFPLHIWLPRSLYAPTPVHALLHAGIINAGGFLMNRLAPLYGLSSTALHVAFVVGSLTAILGAAMMLAQNDIKKTLGFSTIGQMGYMIMECGLGAFSLAIFHLIAHGLFKATVFLNCGNVIHKARQEPVLPPVARPPEEAEFSRLAWSTGFVTTLLIPLVILLVTHGILRIPIRDSQGTVIFLFFSWVTSSQAILTLTRLRAVASWKVSAAMLATLLVVVFTYLFAAESFTTFLYPDPAETASYFRAAALPGFLFDGLVATTTLLIVLGWFFLYARTRGRPVRMPAWAERGHSYLYVLFMNRLYLDELYAKLGRAVMRAADRLDRWSWGRMS
- a CDS encoding DUF2309 domain-containing protein, translated to MDQVARGIDTETRRMELRGIVRVAGEVIAHYWPMRTFVHHNPLHSLEYLPFDEAVARGARFLGGRGYLTGDLYRRYLRSGRIRLHHLEEALRPLAREQHVIVGPCRIAHREVLRACLTHGLCALPDEPLDALVDGGPNEDLVRALADHLAPAVSVPPVYDQMAAAVKEDLSSLGRALTLSSWCDRTCGTSIVAQVNSEMVKWCEAFLDEGHAAWSMPGRERGFYVAWKSLAAREWSPCGIADSRRKIEALPEHPEDAVLESLDILAVPHELRQDYLSLQLTALPGWPSFIKWREERPDYAWQQACPISLVKFLAVRLWYVRELVRKVCRDELGIEGTFTAVTRYMEQHPEAYFLRKERAAGRLPAPYVDLVDRLARRGDDGWKEAADRVQTEMGPRRDRAFRLATARRLLALAQALDIVPTVLLEGTPDHLAMLARWMDEFPESAHGSLWLKAFEAGYHDQAFGQLMRTASLSRTSEREGSVPVRPQSQSVFCIDVRSEPFRRHLESTGANETYGFAGFFAVFIRFRAWGKDHETEQFPVIMRAKNEVREFPRSYLDHMVPKHESRAKLVHAGHTLLHDLKENVVTPYVMVESLGWFYGLPLFGKTFFSAWYRRWTAWLRRIFVPPIATTVTVDKLTPADTEEMVVAEQRAIVWKALRNELGLHGSRVSPELVEALRRRALNGDGALDAQVPDLVRRTGLPPDALANFVETLRRRYDVNHRAASRQRERITRTGFTLEEQVFTVETALRMMGLTRNFARLVLFCAHGSTSDNNPFESALDCGACGGNEGKPNARVLAGMANKPQVRARLAKNGIDIPSDTYFLAGQIDTTTDEVQLFDLEDVPLTHRKDVARLLDDLREAARLTSQERCTRFPDLARTPSIPQAVAHVRDRAADWSQTRPEWGLSGNAAFIIGPRELTKGLDLGGRVFLHSYDYREDPTSRLLEVLLTAPQVVAQWINMEHYFSTVDNEVYGSGSKVYHNVVGRVGIMSGPWSDLRLGLAWQTVMNGEVPYHEPVRLLTVVEAPRANIEKLIARHELLRHLYHHEWVHLAALDPSDGALYRYGPTGEWSRGTRCDFLATGR
- a CDS encoding proton-conducting transporter membrane subunit, with the protein product MTAWATAPLLVVATPVLGAALGLLLWGNPRVLKVWGLLVAAASLLTVCWSFGSLSAAAEGLPFLLLPPLGAFVSLLGQPAHGSNRTAWLLTLLLLGIGLGALAGEGPLGQILLLLVLALVALLLSVQRALPEPAAWWGIGTLGLGVLSLATALLAAPPVSSLAFVVGCAIALPLVPFHHGYLAAVTGLPGNLPAFLALLLPVLGFHGLRGAIPHWPDALAQAAAGLALAGTLYGSLKALAQSRPAALIAYGDLAFLSILWWYLAETRTAPPQTAVYLSAVGLAGGGLLLAWYALRARYGDVDLRALSGLARPMPRFAVALSLLVLAALGLPPFGVFSGLVGMLLAPSHTATSGLIVVVIAWLCASWYFFDLAHRLLFGQERTTLRHQDLRGPESASLALVIALLLMLGVMPSRLFESGPAPPQRTVTLEFPAWTR
- a CDS encoding protein adenylyltransferase SelO; protein product: MPRTLETLRFDNTYARLPEAFYAKLNPTPFDHPPYLVSFNPAAAALTDLDPEEARRPEFTGVFGGSLLVPGMEPLAMLYAGHQFGVYVPQLGDGRAILLGEVRDERGEKWDLHLKGAGQTPFSRDGDGRKVLRSAIREYLCSEAMHGLGISTTRALCIVGSDDKVYREQVETGAMLLRMAPSHVRFGTFEVFYYRRQHEQLKLLAEYVIEQHFPHLRRADDRYARWFHDVVTGTAQLIAKWQAVGFAHGVMNTDNMSILGLTLDYGPFGFMDDYDPGFICNHSDHNGRYAFDRQPYIGLWNLSCLAQTLLPLAPKEELKAALDTYETTLNRCYLDSMRAKLGLEQSRSEDETLIHDLLALMQAGRADYTMVFRALGDFRPLALPSRVRDFFLDRDAFDAWAQRYAARLREEDSRDEERQRRMSRINPRYVLRNYLAQQAIEKAQQKDFSEIDRLLTLLRDPYTDQPGMEPYAAAPPDWGKHLIVSCSS
- a CDS encoding P-II family nitrogen regulator, with the translated sequence MSALTLHPMKEIRVIVAGEHRAFVTDLLDRVNATGYTIIGNVSGKGHHGFREAHFMFSEQESLVMIMTVVPEEKVEPILAGLRPLFERHSGVMFVADVAVSRREYFGKKDSGG
- a CDS encoding carbonic anhydrase, producing MQKLIEGFKKFQTEVFRAKKGLFDRLAHQQHPRALFITCSDSRIDPCLLTQTEPGELFILRNAGNLVPSYGATVGSTTATIEYAVGVLEVRNIIVCGHTDCGVVKALLDPDQVGDLPAVKAWLTQAEATRRVVKENYAHLNGEALLVATIQENVRIQVEHLQTHPTVAARLRRGALELHGWVYSIATGDVWAYDFDKDRFVSLLDVRPDNRRAGR